CAAACAATTcgtacgatatattatataaatatatcaagttattttaaatgagaataattacaattaaatatcgtaagatacgataaatttaatcgatttattttcttcttctctatactttttacacaatttttaacgatagaaaAGATATTCCTAGTAATAACGATCGAACCGATTAAGCGGAGATTTAAACGAAAGctattttcaatctttttcaaTCTGCTTAATCTCGAACGACGGACGTTGCTGCATCACCTTTTGATCCTATGATGGACCCGACCTCgctcgtaataaaaaaaaaaaaaaaggtatattacattcttttatatactttctcATTTACGTTTAACTCAGTTAAATCCTTTTAAAACTTAAAACTCCATTAAAATCTCTGACGAACGTTAGAGGAGAAAGTATGATCAAATTTGATATCGTTCTTTTGTTTTACGTCCTTAGTTAGGCTCGAAGGCAACTTATATATCGTCGTTGGGATTCTTCCATCCTACCGGCTTTCTCTTCCCAGACGAAGACGCTACACGGTTGGCAGGGAAACGTAGTGAATCCGCATGATACCGACCACCGACATGGTGTTTCCTTTCATCGTCTTCTCTACGAAATACGGGACGCATTCCAATGTAAGGAAACACGAgtgagaacgaacgaacgaacgaacgaacgaacgaacgaacgaacgaacgaacgaacgaacgaacgaacgaacgaacgaacgaacgaacgaacgaacgaacaaatggacgaacgaacgtacgaacgaacaaatggacgaacgaacgaacgaacgaacgaacaaatggacgaacgaacgaacgaacggatggatggatggatggcgACAGtgaaattgaaaggaaaaataagaaaaaataaataaataaacgaacgaatgaatatatacatatatgtatatatattacattaatctTTTgcactctatatatatatatcttttttttaatataaaaaatgtatatattttgcttCACATAGTTTAtactaatgaaaatataaaattttgtaatcaaacatttttaataagcTTTTGTAAAGATTGTCGAGCCACTCTCGACACAGGAATGCAAAaggttaatatatatatatgtatgtatgtatgtatgtatgtatgtatgcatataaaagggaaaacttaatgaaatgaaatattccaaaagaatatataatcaaaaatgAAGGACTAGGTAAAGAAAACGATCTACTCACATTCTATAAGCGTTCAGCGTTTTTGACATATGTGTTCTACCCATCGGTAATGTCGGATTCTCTTCGGACCTTACCTAttcgttcgtataaaaaagatagatttttttttatctataacgACCGGACTCTGTTCTTCGTTATTCtcgcaaagaagaagaagaagaagatgtagAAGAAGcagcagaagaagaagtagaatgGTCACGGTTAACGACGAAAAATATTGTCACCATTGAATgttttaatgtattattaatttcatgatTACGtttaaattatgttaaaatcattgaattatttttattgttaggatatagaaaaatatatattatattatattatattattatatgtatagatatatatattttatacgtgtTTTCCCATGATAGTTTTAATCACGGGATTGGACTTTACTGTCCGCGCGATCTCGCGTTTAAATTCTCACTGAGGGTTAAGCTTTGCCTtcccaccctctttctcttcgttcaagGGGGTGGATGATAGAAACACGCTTGCGCGATACCCCTTCTCATAGTCGACTTCCTATAGGCTGGGTTACACGCAATCTAACGTTCCTGCAATGTCGAGAGGGTGCAACGATATGAATGGCCTGCCGGTTTTGTACGAAACAGAATATACCGCCTTTTTCCTGTCCTTTGGTAAGAATCAACTTGGGGATGTGACAATGAAAACGTTACTTGGTCAGTGGGAAGCTTTCCGAAGGTAAAGGGCGATCATTGAGGGGATTGGTCACGTCTTATATGTaatccccctttttttttcttacatactTCAACGAGATCATTCTAAagaattcaaaatattttttatcattttttatcacaCATTATCCCACATTGacgattttattgataatattataattatttaattttggaaaCATTGTATTGGATTGtttataagtaattattaataaataagtaatattataaataatgccGAAATTTGTATTACTTTATATCTAAACAAACGATTATATTGTATCTTCGATAAATTACTCAcaattttcgtattttatatttaaataaataaatactgtattcaaaaaaaaaaaaagaaaaaagagaatagaaaagagaactgaaaatgtattaaaaaattccgaTATCTCTTACTGgctaatttaattataataaaaaaagaaaaaaaaaaggtcaaTAGTCTCGTGTTATATATAAACtcgatataatagaaaagaaaagattagtATTACGAAACGATGAGTATCAAATCGAAATAGCATCGCGGTTATATTTGACGACGAAACTCGAAACGGTTTGacgattttcaaaatattataatcagGAGGGTCATAATCCAAAACCTTCAAAATTTCCTTATGATAcgttatttcattgaaatttattattactgttccgattataagattaattattagattttgaaaattatcatGAAAAAATTCCGATATTCTCGTGTAACTgttgtatgtttatatatatattaatatgagaTATAGTAATCTATACAATAGAAAACAAAGTGAAGTGATCGATAAATGGCCTCACGTTTTTGAAAACATTAATCTGAAATTGATACTGACGTCATGATATTGATTAAAGCTCAACGTTCTCCTCCATCATGCGAAAATATATCTCACCTAAAATCCTATAGCcattctactctctctctctctctctctctctctctctctctctctctctctctctctctctctctctctcactctttaaTCTCTTTATTCGATCGACATAGAGAATGTGTTTACCTTTGTCTACGTTCTCGTAAACCGAATATGAGATTTCACTTTATCGGGTTACGCTAAAACGTCTCTTCgctttataaaaagaaaaaataaataaataaataaataaataaataattaagaaaatcgTTCCTCAATATAAAAGGAAGACAatgataatttaaatgaaaaaaaaaaagaatcaataaaTCGAAtcattacattaaaaataatatttttcttttcgcaagGAAGCTCATACTATTTTCACACGGAACAACACAACATCAGTCCTACTTCGACGCTCGGCTGGCTATGTTTAATGTTCGTTTCTATCTTCGACCGTGCTAATTGGAAAGCACTTTGTACTCGAGTGAGTTCTTCCGAGTTTACCGGAGAATAACCCTTACAATCCactttataaaatcaaatgagAGAGTGCAACTCGTCGTTTTTGTGGCAAGTtaacaaggaagaagaaattaaatttgatcgaacggatctcgaaaatgaaaagaaaagaaatacagaaataaagagaaagaaaaaaaaaagaaacaaaacaaaaaacaaatataacaaaaaaaaaaagacaggaaGCAAAAATAAcagcaaaaacaaaaacaaaggatggaaaagaaaaaagacattaaatattgttaatcaCGTTCTTGACAATGTCGAggtcattataaaaaaaaaaaagaaaagaaaaaagaatctttaattttcattccTAAAACTTTACTTTGCGTTGATTAACATTATAATCATGGCGAATGTAGAATCTTTAACTGTGAAAAATTCAGGAACGGATCGTTTTCGCAATCCTCCAAGCTACGAGGGAGATCCAGTCGGTCTGGTGTAGTCGATGAGTCATGGCATGACTTACTCGATGCATTGAGAATGATATGCCATGTGCTGTGCTCGCATGTTAGAAACTAAGAACCTTACCGCCTTGTACTATTAGTGTGCAAACTCAGTTTCTCGAATTTAGCACTCGGGAATTTCGCGACACGATTTACCaagaaagatgagagagacTAATAGCATCttcatatgcatatatatatatatatatatatatatatatatatatatatatatatacgaactatatatattttacattttaaaactgaatttatttctgcaaggttttagatttttcttcgagtacCGAACCGACCCGACCCCATTTTTCGAACAATCCACTACGGGTATAGACTTCTAGCAAAATAGATGCTTACGTCACGATCAGAAGAGTGGATTACGTTATTTCTTTCCACGAGACAGATTGGTAATTTATTGATCTTAGTTTCAATGATCGATCAAAActtgctccttttttttttgtacaataAACTgtcacatattttatattcatcatcttttcatcttctcttcattttttttttttttatgaataattcgcaacgaatttatttaatatatactttgtatatctacgtaaatatatatgtatattgtctCATGGGCAAATATTTCATgactaatattataatttataagttgaatagaattaattaattaattttatatatatatatatatatatgatcctTAGATGGGGTGAAAGTTAATAATCGATGTGAAGCTATATTAGTAAATACATTCGCGCCTCATTTAAATTCATCATATGATACTATTGTGATACGTTTATCTTATTACATTTATGTCTATGGCTTCTTTATTAAACCGTTAACTTAATTCTTTTACCAAAGGGCAACTGTCCACAGAGTTTAACATCTGATACTTTCTTgtattatgtaaattattgattacTTATCAGagttatatcaaattaatataaaaccaattataaatatatatatatatatatcgaatgaaaagaacAATGTGCATTTTATTCGTACAGAACTTTATCAAACTACAATAATCATTGCCAAGAGagaagattatttttcaataattttttaactcgTAATATCTTAATTTCATCAAATTTCAAAGAACGAGATAACTTTTACGAAacgtataaatttgtaatgcGATCATCGTTACTAGTAAATAATAGGTTATCTtctaagaattattattattattccaaaCTGCGAGGAAGatgaattttgttttcttttcttttgaataaacaattaaaagattttataagtCATGAAAATGGTATGTATCGTCATATAACAGAagaacaatatacatatatatataagtgtaagAATACAATGGTATGCCGTTCGGAAAACGCTTACGAAAGGAAAGTATTGCCGGTAGGTTAGCAGCACCACCACTctacgagagaagaaacgaagatcAGTAGTCGTGGTAGTCATGGTACATGATTTTCCGTCAATAGtaatacagaaatatataacacGATGTAACGAACAAAAAGTATTAACTTCCGGTTACACCTGTGTATGTTTAGAAAAGGCGTGGCTATAGTGTATAGTCGCAAAAGATTtaatgtcgaaaaaaaaaatatatatatatatatacataaaaaaaagaaaaaagaaataataataataataataataataataataatactgaaaaaggatattaaaaataagaagaagaaaaagaagaagagagaagaaaagtatataaacACTCACAGAACagagacacatacatatatgtacatatacactgAACTTACTCTTGAGAACGGTCCATGCAGGAATCCTCCTCCACTCTCAATGTATCATCCCACTATTGTAGAGAATATCACGATCTCTtcgttgttgttttctttttttccttttctttcttttcttcttttcttcttcttcttcttcttcttttttttttgttcgatataCAACGATAACGTATCGATGAACGTAGACTTTTAGAACGTTAAACGTCCGTCAAGATTGAGATTATCCAAAGTTTTTTTTCCGTTCGCTCTTCggtaaagaagaattattactGGTGATACACAACGACGAACGTAGACacagaaatgaaattaattccaTTCGCCTGGTCGCGATATCAACGCGAACGTTAGACAATAGCTGTTAACACGAGGATAATACTCTctacgtatcttttttttttttgtccgagtattttcttttcttttcttttccttttttttttttttgttacctGAAAACCGTATCGAAACGGTCGAAAGCGCAAGAGAAAAGTTCCATAGAGATTTCGACTCGACACGGTTCGCAGGCTTAAGATTGACTAAGATGGCGAGTTTCTCGTTATAGTCGAACGTGGACGATGATGATCACATATTTAGTTACACCGTTCTATAGAGTTGCATTACAAATGAACGTAACTATATTTTAGAATTCACTGTTAATTAGTCACTAACGAATGATAAACGTTAAATCGTTTCTTTCCGTCTGAAAAGATTTTAGTATGATCTTTCGGATTACACGATTGTCCGCCAATTGTAAGAATTTATAACTAGAACGACGATAAGCGACCGCAGCGCTTAGCTACCATATAAACCATAATACAGAGATCAAAATTTAtacgtagaaatattttctttaccgGCATTCTCCTTCCAATGTGATTTTTCTACGATGgctgttattgttattattattattcctccAACCAGTAAGTGAAAGAGTAATTACACTATTTAAATGATACGTCGTTTTCTagcgatattatttttcgtagGTTTGATAAACTGATAAACATCGTGATTGGTGGTTACGTTATTTTATCAACCAATTGAAATCGTATGAGAACACTGTCATGTGTGATATTAGAAACAGATGTAATTAATGGAACTAGATACGTACTTATTATCAAATGCAAGGGTTAATCAAGTTTTAAGGTGAAAGCGGTTCGACCGAGATAAATTgactttgttttataaaattatatttataacaattaatacaCGTTATTATAGACATCGCAACACACAAGCGGGGACgtggaatattattaaaatgaaataattgaagaAAGGTGATTGcaataaacgatatttatttgaataattattatcagaaTAGTAAATCGATACAATAGAGAACGCTTTTAGCAGgccaacttttttttcttctttttttttctttttttcttttttttcaataatgattaaaaactaTAAATGTTTCCATTCTGAAAGTGATGCATATATTAAATTGTAAGAGCATCTCACCGATCTCGTGGAATAATAATTAGACGTAATGACATAGTAATCAGTATAatcaaatgattaaaaaaaaaaacaaaaaatattactgtTATACAGATAAATGTTAAActttaaaatagataaaatttctttagatATAATGGCATTGTAACTGCTTCTGTTTGGcctaaattaagaaaattctatACAGGATCTGACATTGCATTGAATCGCGACTCTTTGTATCCTACAGAAAATGATTATTCATATCAGAcatatactctttttttttcacactcTCATGTCCGACAACAAAgcatattttcctttttaaatggCATCGATATCGAAATCACCCTCTTCGTCAGAATCATTTTCAACAGGCTTCGTTGAAGCAGGTGGTGATTGCTGCGGTTTAAATGACTGTTTTGCACGATCATCGTATTCAATCTgcaaaataaacaaatcttTCGTAATCGAAGTAAACTTACAAAGAAAACATACATCGTTATCAATATCACCCACTTCTAAATCGTCATCTTCCTCATCAGATTCTGATTCCTCTTCTTCCGCTTCTTTTAACCACGTTAAAAACGGAGCTGCTTTATCGTGTATTTCTTGAGATAAGTCTTTCGACACATATTTTTTGCTAACTTTGCTTGACCACTCCAACAAGGCTTTCTCTTCTAATATATCGGCGTCATAGAAAAGCTAACGAAACAAATGATAAAACTGTATTAACCGTTTGCACTATGACATAACTATTTTACATGATAACACAAATTTTTCTCTAGACCTATCTCGAGTCACTTTTGATCCGACATCTTCATTTAAGTGgataaaacaaatcaaaaaaaggaaacaaggaaaaaggatTTTCAAAGTGTACAATGCACATACGTGagatcaaaacaaaaaagaaagcaaacaaaaaaaaaagtatcgtgCAGAGTCGTCGATAGAATTAAATACATGGTTTTTGAAAGGaacgttaattaatataaatcaaataataccTTCAGAATACCAGGAACTTTTGGCATCAGAGCATCTTTGTGCAGAGCTATCACTTGCTCGATTCCTCTGATCAAATACTTCTGCGCTTTGATATCATCATGGGTAAAACGAAGTAGCAACACACGGTACTTTTTGGCCTGAGAAGCGATCGACTGATCGAAAAGTAATTCTGCCAGGATTAAAGGTGCTTTCGTTTTGATCTCTAAGCGTTCAGCTTCtgtaattaattctttatggTTGTCCAATTGTCCAGCATCACGACGACATTTAACTAGTTTGTAAAACAtatccattctttctttttcagtctTATCAAGATCGTCGCTAATCGTCATGCCCTTTGCCCCGTCGGTCAAATCTTGAAGACGAGCTCTAACCGCTTCCTCCGATACGTCAACGGCCCACTTGTCATCGTCTTGTTCATTATCAGCGATCTTTTCCGGAACCTCGACCACGATGTCCGCAGAATTGGTTTCGTTTTCCGGAGATCCCGAGCGATCACCATTGGTCGTAGCAGTGGTTTCGCCGTTGGTACGTTTCGAACGTTTCCCACGTTTTCCTTCGGTGAGCGAGCTGCCTTGTACCGCGGGATTCAAACTGGGCGGATTTTTCAAGATGTAAGTGTTAAGTTTATGATTGCTCTCGAGTAAGCCGTGATGACCGCAAGCTTTGCATCTTTGCGAGATGGTTCCCTTCTTGGAACTGACCATCAGTTCGGTTTCCGGATTGTCGCAAGCTGGACAAAGTACGTATTTTCTGATAAATCCATCTAACAGATCTTGCAGTTTGGTAGCATCGTGGGAGCCGTTTACTAtgaatctttcatttttaaaatcgaattgAGTTTGCGCGCCAAGTTCGCATCCAAAGTATTTGGTCGGATAAGTAGCGGGTCTTCCAATAGCTTTGGCAACGTCAACCATGTTGACCACGACGGTTTTTATGCCATTACCTTTACCCTCGACTTTGGCTTGAATCCGTGGCATTTTGTAACGATAGAACGCATCACTAACGTTACGGTTAACGTTAACGCTCCCCATTCTGATAGATGTTTTGTTTTCCTGCGCAGTAAAAGCTTCAGAAGCCTCCCCAGTGGAAGTAACCTCCTATGAGCCGTCGTTGTGAATACCTTACGGTGAATCGTGATAAAAGCTTGATCTACGAAGCTTGATCGTTCGAACGGCCCGTTTTAGAATCGCTCTCGGATGGATTATCTTTAATCTTTTAGCCCTTCCCTCCAAGTTCAAGTGGGTAACGTCTTCGTCCTTGTTCTTCTAGATCTCCTCCTTCTCACGTTTCCCAGCGGCAGTTTGATTGCTGTGTAGCGACGTTGCCAAGCAATTGCTACCCGATGGTAGCTCGTAACGTGTCGAGTCAGGGTGGTTTTCGTTGTCCGCGGTAAGGTA
The sequence above is a segment of the Vespula vulgaris chromosome 12, iyVesVulg1.1, whole genome shotgun sequence genome. Coding sequences within it:
- the LOC127067885 gene encoding eukaryotic translation initiation factor 5, whose product is MGSVNVNRNVSDAFYRYKMPRIQAKVEGKGNGIKTVVVNMVDVAKAIGRPATYPTKYFGCELGAQTQFDFKNERFIVNGSHDATKLQDLLDGFIRKYVLCPACDNPETELMVSSKKGTISQRCKACGHHGLLESNHKLNTYILKNPPSLNPAVQGSSLTEGKRGKRSKRTNGETTATTNGDRSGSPENETNSADIVVEVPEKIADNEQDDDKWAVDVSEEAVRARLQDLTDGAKGMTISDDLDKTEKERMDMFYKLVKCRRDAGQLDNHKELITEAERLEIKTKAPLILAELLFDQSIASQAKKYRVLLLRFTHDDIKAQKYLIRGIEQVIALHKDALMPKVPGILKLFYDADILEEKALLEWSSKVSKKYVSKDLSQEIHDKAAPFLTWLKEAEEEESESDEEDDDLEIEYDDRAKQSFKPQQSPPASTKPVENDSDEEGDFDIDAI